One Cellulomonas sp. Y8 DNA segment encodes these proteins:
- a CDS encoding HAD-IC family P-type ATPase, whose amino-acid sequence MVHQEAEVVGGLTADEVRERVARGDVNRVETGTSRSLAEIVRSNTLTRVNAIYLVLFLVVLSTGHLLDGLFGLLIVVNSAAGMIQEVRAKRTLDRLALLNRSPVTVQRAAGVVELDPAELVVDDLVRLAAGDQVPVDGELVGTVGLEVDESLLTGESEPVLPAPGDRLLSGSVVVAGAGVLRASRVGEDAYAARLSREASAFKKPSSDLRAGIDRILRYITWALVPVAALTVVNQLWINDQAPSDALRGMVAAVVPMVPEGLVLMTSVAMAVGVIRLGRRQCLVQDLPAMESLARVDVVCFDKTGTLTEDGMRVRSVEVLDPALAPEQVATALATLGAAEERPNASLRAVVEHVGDRAPAATAAVVPFSSARRWAAVQTADGRSWALGAPDVLLPPGHPALGRVAEEAGQGRRVLALAGLDGAPDAAALPAGRRAAALVVLDQRIRPEAAGTLAYFARQQVAVKVVSGDAPNAVAAVAGQVGLPAGAVLDARELPEEQEALADAAERAVVLGRVAPEQKRGLVRALTARGHTVAMTGDGVNDVLALKDADVGVAMGNGSPAARAVARIVLLDSDFATLPHVVAEGRRVIANIERVATLFLSKTVYSILLALVVAVSAVPFPLLPRHVTLIAWFTIGIPATVLGLAPNQEAARPGFVRRVLTAAVPGGVAVAAATYGAYVAARAVIGDGQTTHVLTATAAFLALVLTAFDVLVEVARPLRPWKVGLVAAMVLGMALAVGTPLGQRLFVLDPTDARVWAVAVPAAVVGVLLRRVTAALLRRTGPGGNR is encoded by the coding sequence ATGGTGCACCAGGAGGCCGAGGTCGTCGGCGGGCTGACGGCGGACGAGGTCCGCGAGCGGGTCGCCCGCGGCGACGTGAACCGGGTCGAGACCGGCACCAGCCGCAGCCTGGCCGAGATCGTGCGCAGCAACACCCTCACCCGGGTCAACGCGATCTACCTGGTGCTGTTCCTCGTGGTGCTGAGCACGGGCCACCTGCTCGACGGCCTGTTCGGGCTGCTCATCGTCGTCAACAGCGCCGCCGGCATGATCCAGGAGGTGCGCGCCAAGCGGACGCTGGACCGGTTGGCGCTGCTCAACCGGTCGCCGGTGACGGTGCAGAGGGCCGCGGGTGTCGTGGAGCTCGACCCCGCCGAGCTCGTCGTCGACGACCTCGTCCGGCTGGCCGCGGGCGACCAGGTGCCGGTCGACGGCGAGCTGGTCGGCACGGTGGGACTCGAGGTCGACGAGTCCCTGCTCACCGGCGAGTCGGAGCCGGTGCTCCCCGCGCCCGGCGACCGGCTGCTGTCGGGCAGCGTCGTGGTGGCCGGCGCGGGGGTGCTGCGCGCGAGCCGCGTCGGGGAGGACGCGTACGCCGCCCGGCTGTCCCGCGAGGCGTCCGCGTTCAAGAAGCCGTCGTCGGACCTGCGCGCGGGCATCGACCGGATCCTGCGCTACATCACCTGGGCGCTGGTGCCGGTCGCGGCGCTCACGGTGGTCAACCAGCTGTGGATCAACGACCAGGCCCCGAGCGACGCCCTGCGCGGCATGGTCGCGGCCGTCGTGCCGATGGTGCCCGAGGGCCTCGTGCTGATGACGAGCGTCGCGATGGCGGTCGGCGTCATCCGGCTCGGCCGCCGGCAGTGCCTGGTGCAGGACCTGCCCGCGATGGAGTCGCTCGCCCGGGTCGACGTGGTGTGCTTCGACAAGACCGGCACGCTCACCGAGGACGGGATGCGGGTCCGGTCGGTCGAGGTGCTGGACCCGGCGCTCGCCCCGGAGCAGGTCGCGACCGCGCTCGCCACGCTGGGCGCCGCCGAGGAGCGGCCGAACGCCAGCCTGCGGGCGGTCGTCGAGCACGTCGGCGACCGGGCGCCCGCGGCCACCGCCGCCGTCGTGCCGTTCTCCTCCGCCCGCCGCTGGGCCGCGGTGCAGACCGCGGACGGCCGGTCCTGGGCGCTCGGCGCGCCGGACGTGCTGCTGCCGCCCGGGCACCCGGCGCTCGGGCGGGTCGCAGAGGAGGCCGGGCAGGGCCGCCGGGTGCTGGCCCTGGCCGGCCTGGACGGTGCGCCGGACGCGGCGGCGCTCCCCGCCGGTCGCCGCGCCGCCGCGCTCGTGGTCCTCGACCAGCGCATCCGCCCCGAGGCCGCGGGCACGCTCGCGTACTTCGCGCGGCAGCAGGTGGCCGTGAAGGTCGTCTCCGGCGACGCGCCGAACGCCGTCGCCGCCGTGGCCGGTCAGGTGGGGCTGCCCGCCGGCGCGGTGCTGGACGCCCGCGAGCTGCCGGAGGAGCAGGAGGCGCTCGCCGACGCCGCGGAGCGGGCCGTCGTGCTGGGCCGGGTCGCGCCGGAGCAGAAGCGCGGGCTGGTGCGGGCGCTGACCGCGCGCGGGCACACGGTGGCGATGACCGGCGACGGCGTGAACGACGTGCTCGCGCTCAAGGACGCCGACGTCGGCGTGGCGATGGGCAACGGCAGCCCGGCCGCGCGGGCGGTGGCGCGGATCGTGCTGCTCGACAGCGACTTCGCGACGCTGCCGCACGTGGTGGCCGAGGGCCGGCGGGTCATCGCGAACATCGAGCGGGTCGCGACGCTCTTCCTGTCCAAGACGGTGTACTCGATCCTGCTGGCGCTGGTCGTCGCGGTCAGCGCGGTGCCGTTCCCGCTGCTGCCCCGGCACGTCACGCTCATCGCCTGGTTCACGATCGGCATCCCGGCGACCGTCCTCGGGCTCGCGCCCAACCAGGAGGCCGCCCGGCCCGGTTTCGTGCGGCGCGTGCTGACCGCCGCTGTCCCCGGGGGCGTAGCGGTGGCCGCGGCGACCTACGGGGCGTACGTCGCGGCGCGCGCGGTCATCGGCGACGGCCAGACCACGCACGTCCTGACGGCCACGGCCGCGTTCCTCGCTCTCGTGCTCACGGCGTTCGACGTGCTCGTCGAGGTGGCCCGGCCGCTGCGCCCCTGGAAGGTCGGGCTGGTCGCGGCGATGGTGCTGGGCATGGCGCTCGCGGTCGGCACGCCGCTCGGGCAGCGGCTGTTCGTCCTGGACCCCACCGACGCGCGGGTGTGGGCGGTGGCGGTGCCGGCGGCCGTCGTCGGGGTGCTGCTGCGCCGGGTGACCGCGGCGCTGCTGCGGCGGACCGGGCCTGGCGGAAATAGGTGA
- a CDS encoding DUF1540 domain-containing protein yields the protein MSTLMDQPPVSECSVDGCSYNHEHACSAAAITIAGSAGDAKCATFIPLNVKGGLDRVVSHVGACQRTDCTHNEHLTCAADAVRVGAGHDLADCLTYAPA from the coding sequence ATGAGCACCCTCATGGACCAGCCCCCCGTCTCCGAGTGCTCCGTCGACGGGTGCTCGTACAACCACGAGCACGCGTGCAGCGCCGCCGCCATCACGATCGCCGGCTCGGCCGGGGACGCGAAGTGCGCGACGTTCATCCCGCTCAACGTCAAGGGCGGGCTCGACCGCGTCGTCTCGCACGTCGGCGCCTGCCAGCGCACGGACTGCACGCACAACGAGCACCTGACCTGCGCGGCGGACGCCGTGCGCGTGGGCGCCGGCCACGACCTGGCCGACTGCCTCACCTACGCCCCGGCCTGA
- a CDS encoding NAD(P)H-binding protein: MRIAIAGGHGQIARRLSRLLAERGDTPLAIVRNPDHVADVEADGATAVLLDLESAGVDALAAQLADADAVVFAAGAGPGSGAERKDSVDRGAAALLADAAQQAGVRRYLLVSSVGAGAEPPAGTDEVFAAYLRAKTAAEDDLRGRDLDWTILRPGGLTDDAGTGHVRLGAEVPRGQVPRDDVAAVLVGLLDEPRTAGLVLELSEGATPLAAAVAAATERED; encoded by the coding sequence ATGCGCATCGCCATCGCCGGAGGCCACGGTCAGATCGCCCGCCGACTGAGCAGGCTGCTCGCGGAGCGGGGTGACACGCCGCTCGCGATCGTCCGGAACCCGGACCACGTCGCCGACGTCGAGGCGGACGGCGCGACCGCGGTGCTGCTCGACCTCGAGTCCGCGGGCGTCGACGCGCTCGCCGCGCAGCTCGCCGACGCGGACGCCGTCGTGTTCGCGGCGGGCGCGGGCCCGGGCAGCGGGGCCGAGCGCAAGGACTCCGTCGACCGGGGCGCCGCGGCGCTGCTCGCCGACGCGGCCCAGCAGGCCGGGGTGCGGCGCTACCTGCTCGTGTCGTCGGTCGGCGCGGGCGCGGAGCCCCCGGCCGGCACCGACGAGGTGTTCGCCGCGTACCTGCGCGCCAAGACCGCCGCCGAGGACGACCTCCGCGGCCGGGACCTCGACTGGACGATCCTCCGCCCCGGCGGCCTCACCGACGACGCCGGGACCGGGCACGTGCGCCTGGGCGCGGAGGTCCCGCGCGGGCAGGTGCCGCGCGACGACGTGGCCGCCGTGCTGGTCGGGCTGCTGGACGAGCCCCGCACGGCGGGCCTGGTGCTCGAGCTGTCCGAGGGCGCGACCCCGCTCGCGGCGGCGGTCGCCGCCGCGACCGAGCGCGAGGACTGA
- the upp gene encoding uracil phosphoribosyltransferase → MRLHVADHPLVAHKLSVLRNKDTSSPTFRKLVDELVTLLAYEATREVRTEPVEVVTPVATTTGVKIAEPLPLVVPILRAGLGMLDGMTRLMPTAEVGFLGMQRDETTLEAITYANRLPEDLTGRQCFLVDPMLATGGTLVAAIDYLFARGARDVTAVCLLAAPEGLKVVEDAVGDRGDVTVVVAAVDERLDENAYIIPGLGDAGDRLYGVV, encoded by the coding sequence ATGCGCCTGCACGTCGCCGACCACCCGCTCGTCGCCCACAAGCTGTCGGTGCTCCGGAACAAGGACACGTCGTCCCCCACGTTCCGCAAGCTCGTCGACGAGCTGGTGACCCTGCTGGCGTACGAGGCGACCCGCGAGGTCCGCACCGAGCCCGTCGAGGTCGTGACCCCTGTGGCCACCACCACCGGCGTGAAGATCGCCGAGCCGCTGCCCCTCGTGGTCCCGATCCTGCGCGCAGGCCTCGGCATGCTCGACGGCATGACCCGCCTCATGCCGACCGCGGAGGTCGGGTTCCTGGGCATGCAGCGCGACGAGACGACGCTCGAGGCCATCACCTACGCCAACCGGCTGCCGGAGGACCTCACCGGCCGGCAGTGCTTCCTGGTCGACCCGATGCTCGCCACGGGCGGCACGCTGGTCGCGGCGATCGACTACCTGTTCGCCCGCGGGGCCCGCGACGTGACGGCGGTCTGCCTCCTCGCGGCGCCCGAGGGCCTCAAGGTCGTCGAGGACGCCGTGGGCGACCGGGGCGACGTGACCGTCGTGGTCGCGGCCGTGGACGAGCGCCTGGACGAGAACGCGTACATCATCCCGGGCCTCGGCGACGCGGGCGACCGGCTGTACGGCGTCGTCTGA
- a CDS encoding methyl-accepting chemotaxis protein yields MDRHATPLRRSLATTMVGAVAVAVVAGGAAGVVGLQALAEQRGTLADLRDTQVELVQAAGELQSGIKGAVAYNTALTLAPEVNPTAEQDRDAEVAAADAALATLQGLAIPADQQPALDEVGTQWGVVRQIVLDDLSALPPAEIAPVTERYQAANADLTDALGVLLGDAYGAIDASIEAASSTSTRTTVEVGALIGVGAVLSLGLGLGLGRRVRSRLAALEDVVDGIAARDLTRSCDLGGSDELARLAASLDVAQAAVRDTLAGVVRTTDEVGSAVAALSSASTRVGAGSDATSAQVGVTAAAAEQVSRNVQAVAAGAEQMGASIREIAQNANEAARVAAHATEVAETANGTVAQLGTSSTEIGNVVKVITTIAEQTNLLALNATIEAARAGDAGKGFAVVAGEVKELAQETAKATENIARRVEAIQADSDQAVTAIGEIARIIGDINDFQVAIASAVEEQTATTAEMSRGVAEAAAGSGEIAANLTGLTDATADVASVVGQVDTQVRGLAGTSEDLRTRVAAFTF; encoded by the coding sequence ATGGACCGTCACGCCACCCCGCTCCGCCGCTCGCTCGCGACCACGATGGTCGGGGCGGTGGCCGTCGCCGTCGTCGCGGGAGGTGCGGCCGGCGTCGTCGGCCTGCAGGCCCTCGCGGAGCAGCGCGGCACGCTCGCCGACCTGCGCGACACGCAGGTGGAGCTGGTGCAGGCGGCCGGGGAGCTGCAGTCGGGCATCAAGGGGGCCGTCGCCTACAACACCGCGCTGACCCTGGCCCCGGAGGTGAACCCCACCGCCGAGCAGGACCGCGACGCCGAGGTGGCCGCGGCCGACGCCGCGCTCGCGACGCTGCAGGGCCTGGCGATCCCGGCCGACCAGCAGCCCGCGCTCGACGAGGTGGGCACCCAGTGGGGCGTGGTGCGCCAGATCGTGCTGGACGACCTGTCCGCGCTGCCGCCCGCCGAGATCGCCCCCGTGACCGAGCGGTACCAGGCGGCGAACGCCGACCTGACCGACGCCCTGGGCGTGCTGCTGGGCGACGCGTACGGCGCGATCGACGCCTCCATCGAGGCCGCGTCCTCGACGAGCACCCGCACCACCGTCGAGGTCGGCGCGCTGATCGGGGTGGGCGCGGTGCTGTCGCTGGGCCTGGGGCTCGGGCTCGGGCGCCGGGTGCGCAGCCGGCTCGCCGCGCTCGAGGACGTCGTCGACGGGATCGCCGCGCGCGACCTGACCCGGTCCTGCGACCTGGGCGGGTCCGACGAGCTCGCCCGGCTCGCGGCGTCGCTCGACGTGGCGCAGGCCGCGGTGCGGGACACCCTCGCGGGCGTGGTCCGGACCACCGACGAGGTGGGGAGCGCGGTCGCCGCGCTGTCCTCGGCCTCGACCCGGGTGGGCGCGGGCTCCGACGCGACCAGCGCGCAGGTCGGCGTCACGGCGGCGGCGGCCGAGCAGGTCTCGCGGAACGTGCAGGCGGTCGCCGCCGGCGCGGAGCAGATGGGCGCGAGCATCCGGGAGATCGCGCAGAACGCGAACGAGGCGGCCCGGGTCGCGGCGCACGCCACGGAGGTCGCGGAGACGGCGAACGGCACGGTCGCGCAGCTCGGCACCAGCTCGACCGAGATCGGCAACGTGGTCAAGGTGATCACCACGATCGCGGAGCAGACCAACCTGCTCGCGCTGAACGCGACGATCGAGGCGGCCCGGGCGGGCGACGCGGGCAAGGGGTTCGCGGTCGTCGCGGGCGAGGTCAAGGAGCTGGCGCAGGAGACGGCGAAGGCCACCGAGAACATCGCGCGCCGCGTCGAGGCGATCCAGGCCGACTCGGACCAGGCCGTGACGGCGATCGGGGAGATCGCCCGGATCATCGGCGACATCAACGACTTCCAGGTCGCGATCGCGTCCGCCGTCGAGGAGCAGACCGCGACGACGGCGGAGATGAGCCGCGGTGTGGCGGAGGCCGCGGCCGGCTCGGGGGAGATCGCGGCCAACCTCACCGGCCTCACCGACGCCACCGCCGACGTCGCGTCCGTGGTCGGCCAGGTCGACACCCAGGTGCGCGGGCTCGCGGGCACCTCGGAGGACCTGCGCACCCGGGTGGCCGCCTTCACCTTCTGA
- a CDS encoding BTAD domain-containing putative transcriptional regulator, protein MPGPAPEPAAEPLRLAVLGQVRAAGPDGALLPVAGLGANLLLALALEPRGLSSARAVDETWPDGAPASGRAALQTLVSRLRGAHPGLLASTAAGYVLGVARGAVDLLRAADALDAGRAALAAGDALAAAAGTGAALDLWDGEPGAGATAPDLVAALATRADGLRRDLLRVRAAALLDLGDGGALAAAQDLLALAPLDDGAHLLRMRALHAAGRSTEAVAAFGAYRERLREALGTDPAPEVAAFHLELLDGAAPPPSLADRPVARPAPAAHGLRVAPNALIGRDADVAAVEALLGAAPVVTVLGTGGLGKTRLVQEVARRAAGGARAVYVAELASVRDDPDVLPALAGALQVPEGPARRAGVADQRMRPLAERVLDRLGEQPTLLVLDNCEQVLEGVATWVADVVGTLPGVQVLATSRAPLGVPGERVHPLDPLPTRDDDGGPGAAVRLFTERATAVRPGVTLPPDVVERLCARLDGLPLAIELAAARTRSLTVVEVERRLSDRFALLVSGGAGTPERHRTLRAVIAWSWDLLTERERALCRRAAVLPDGFGLPAALAVVAGESDEPAVLDDLDALVAQSLLRVEEEPRTGEVRYRMLETVREFGQREVEALGEGDRLRDAVLGWARDVASGIVHRAGSPERVLLDPVGDVEHDNLVALLRRELAEGTSRPDAVLALFAVVGLRWMLQGAHDELQDVQRGVLAATDGWVPDGDPEPAVLALALLAGTELMFGDLRAGARARLAVRRAAAAGGLRPVARMLADAVERFADPAALVRLLEDARGSTDLPSRRLGLLASWSLAENDSDVEASIGYAGEAYHLAVDTDDPWTAVMAAVSLAGAYSQSLRPREAMDWLTAARTALAAPQITHRDLMVQAFEDSLEQVYGVTLLGLGEWDEAERVFEDVARATTDVRDAEVMSGLGLAEAERGRGEVARGLARYRALLARTSGRDGSGPWLLVAVGASLAAHVLEGRADEPALADAVRSIREDDLTGRAGFTDRPVLGTLLTGVGTWRVAVAPEDPGGLELLALAERVGARQDFPCGVLAPHLALAAGRYGADAVERARAAAAALGHGDDVLRALALLRAAGVGAA, encoded by the coding sequence GTGCCTGGTCCTGCGCCCGAGCCCGCGGCCGAGCCGCTGCGGCTGGCCGTCCTCGGCCAGGTCCGCGCGGCCGGCCCCGACGGCGCGCTGCTGCCCGTGGCCGGCCTGGGCGCGAACCTGCTGCTGGCGCTCGCGCTCGAGCCGCGCGGGCTGTCGAGCGCCCGCGCGGTGGACGAGACCTGGCCGGACGGGGCGCCGGCGTCGGGCCGCGCGGCGCTCCAGACGCTGGTGTCCCGGCTCCGCGGCGCGCACCCGGGCCTGCTCGCGTCCACCGCCGCGGGCTACGTGCTCGGCGTCGCCCGCGGGGCGGTGGACCTGCTCCGGGCCGCGGACGCGCTCGACGCGGGGCGCGCGGCGCTGGCGGCGGGGGACGCGCTCGCGGCCGCCGCCGGCACGGGGGCCGCGCTCGACCTCTGGGACGGCGAGCCCGGGGCCGGCGCGACGGCCCCCGACCTGGTGGCCGCCCTGGCCACGCGCGCGGACGGCCTGCGCCGCGACCTGCTGCGCGTCCGGGCGGCCGCACTCCTCGACCTCGGCGACGGCGGGGCGCTGGCGGCCGCCCAGGACCTGCTCGCGCTCGCGCCGCTCGACGACGGGGCGCACCTGCTGCGGATGCGCGCGCTGCACGCCGCGGGCCGGAGCACCGAGGCGGTCGCGGCGTTCGGCGCCTACCGGGAGCGGCTGCGCGAGGCGCTCGGGACCGACCCGGCGCCGGAGGTGGCGGCGTTCCACCTGGAGCTGCTGGACGGGGCCGCGCCGCCGCCCTCGCTCGCCGACCGGCCGGTCGCCCGCCCCGCCCCCGCCGCCCACGGGCTCCGCGTCGCGCCCAACGCGCTCATCGGCCGGGACGCCGACGTCGCCGCGGTCGAGGCGCTGCTCGGCGCCGCGCCGGTCGTGACCGTGCTCGGCACCGGCGGCCTCGGGAAGACCCGCCTGGTGCAGGAGGTCGCCCGGCGCGCGGCGGGCGGCGCCCGCGCGGTCTACGTCGCCGAGCTGGCGTCGGTCCGGGACGACCCGGACGTGCTGCCGGCGCTCGCGGGCGCGCTCCAGGTGCCCGAGGGCCCGGCACGGCGCGCCGGCGTGGCGGACCAGCGGATGCGGCCGCTGGCCGAGCGTGTGCTGGACCGGCTCGGCGAGCAGCCGACCCTCCTGGTGCTGGACAACTGCGAGCAGGTGCTCGAGGGCGTCGCGACCTGGGTCGCCGACGTCGTCGGCACGCTGCCCGGGGTCCAGGTGCTGGCGACCAGCCGCGCGCCCCTGGGGGTGCCGGGGGAGCGGGTGCACCCGCTCGACCCGCTGCCGACCCGCGACGACGACGGCGGCCCGGGCGCGGCGGTCCGGCTGTTCACCGAGCGCGCGACCGCGGTCCGCCCGGGCGTGACGCTGCCCCCGGACGTGGTCGAGCGGCTGTGCGCCCGCCTGGACGGCTTGCCGCTCGCGATCGAGCTCGCCGCCGCGCGGACCCGCTCGCTCACGGTCGTCGAGGTCGAGCGCCGGCTGTCCGACCGGTTCGCGCTGCTGGTGTCCGGGGGTGCGGGCACCCCGGAGCGGCACCGGACGCTGCGGGCGGTCATCGCGTGGTCCTGGGACCTGCTCACCGAGCGGGAGCGGGCCCTGTGCCGCCGCGCCGCGGTGCTGCCGGACGGCTTCGGGCTGCCCGCGGCGCTCGCGGTGGTCGCCGGCGAGTCCGACGAGCCGGCGGTGCTGGACGACCTGGACGCGCTGGTCGCGCAGTCGTTGCTCCGGGTCGAGGAGGAGCCGCGGACCGGCGAGGTCCGCTACCGGATGCTCGAGACGGTCCGCGAGTTCGGGCAGCGCGAGGTCGAGGCGCTCGGCGAGGGGGACCGGCTGCGGGACGCCGTCCTGGGCTGGGCCCGGGACGTCGCGTCGGGGATCGTCCACCGCGCCGGGAGCCCGGAGCGGGTGCTGCTCGACCCGGTCGGCGACGTCGAGCACGACAACCTGGTGGCGCTGCTGCGGCGGGAGCTCGCGGAGGGCACCAGCCGCCCGGACGCGGTGCTGGCGCTGTTCGCGGTGGTGGGGCTCCGGTGGATGCTGCAGGGCGCGCACGACGAGCTGCAGGACGTGCAGCGCGGTGTCCTGGCGGCGACCGACGGCTGGGTGCCCGACGGCGACCCGGAGCCCGCCGTCCTCGCGCTCGCGCTGCTCGCGGGGACCGAGCTGATGTTCGGCGACCTGCGGGCCGGGGCCCGCGCGCGGCTGGCGGTGCGCCGCGCCGCCGCGGCCGGCGGCCTGCGCCCCGTGGCGCGGATGCTGGCCGACGCCGTCGAGCGGTTCGCCGACCCCGCCGCGCTGGTCCGGCTGCTGGAGGACGCGCGGGGGTCGACGGACCTGCCGAGCCGGCGGCTCGGCCTGCTGGCGTCCTGGTCGCTCGCCGAGAACGACTCGGACGTCGAGGCCTCGATCGGGTACGCGGGCGAGGCCTACCACCTCGCGGTCGACACCGACGACCCGTGGACCGCCGTCATGGCCGCGGTGTCGCTGGCGGGCGCGTACAGCCAGAGCCTGCGCCCGCGGGAGGCGATGGACTGGCTGACCGCCGCCCGGACGGCGCTGGCCGCCCCGCAGATCACGCACCGCGACCTGATGGTGCAGGCGTTCGAGGACAGCCTGGAGCAGGTGTACGGCGTGACGCTGCTCGGCCTGGGGGAGTGGGACGAGGCGGAGCGGGTGTTCGAGGACGTCGCCCGCGCGACGACCGACGTGCGGGATGCCGAGGTGATGTCCGGCCTCGGCCTCGCGGAGGCCGAGCGCGGCCGGGGCGAGGTGGCGCGCGGGCTCGCCCGGTACCGGGCGCTGCTGGCGCGCACCTCGGGCCGGGACGGCTCCGGACCCTGGCTGCTCGTGGCCGTCGGGGCGAGCCTCGCCGCGCACGTGCTGGAGGGCCGGGCCGACGAGCCGGCGCTCGCCGACGCCGTGCGGTCGATCCGCGAGGACGACCTCACCGGCCGGGCCGGGTTCACCGACCGGCCGGTGCTCGGCACGCTGCTCACGGGGGTCGGGACCTGGCGGGTGGCCGTGGCGCCCGAGGACCCGGGCGGGCTGGAGCTGCTCGCGCTCGCCGAGCGGGTCGGCGCCCGGCAGGACTTCCCGTGCGGGGTGCTGGCGCCGCACCTCGCGCTCGCGGCGGGGCGGTACGGCGCGGACGCGGTCGAGCGCGCGCGGGCGGCGGCCGCGGCGCTCGGCCACGGGGACGACGTCCTGCGCGCGCTCGCGCTGCTGCGCGCGGCGGGGGTGGGCGCGGCCTGA
- a CDS encoding ABC transporter permease, with protein MTTLTPTRPARPAVDPQALARAASNRVTLGATVRQSFSMGWRGLLKVRRTPEQLFDVTLQPILFTLMFTYIFGGAIAGDVQSYLPFFIPGILVQTVITTSVVTGVQLREDMDKGVFDRFRSLPIARIAPLAGALLADTIRYLIATTLTMVMGLIMGWRPDGGAVGVVTAGLLVIVSAWALSWIFAFFGVIARSASSVQGISMIVLFPLTFASNAFVPADTLPGWLKSFVDVNPVSHLVTAARDLTVGNGITADAGWALLGAAVVVAVFAPLTVRAYMRRA; from the coding sequence ATGACCACGCTCACCCCGACCCGGCCGGCGCGCCCGGCGGTCGACCCGCAGGCCCTGGCCCGCGCCGCCAGCAACCGCGTCACGCTCGGCGCCACCGTGCGGCAGTCGTTCTCCATGGGCTGGCGCGGGCTGCTCAAGGTCCGCCGCACGCCCGAGCAGCTGTTCGACGTGACGCTGCAGCCGATCCTGTTCACGCTGATGTTCACGTACATCTTCGGCGGCGCGATCGCCGGGGACGTGCAGTCCTACCTGCCGTTCTTCATCCCCGGCATCCTCGTGCAGACGGTCATCACCACGTCCGTCGTCACCGGCGTCCAGCTCCGCGAGGACATGGACAAGGGCGTGTTCGACCGGTTCCGGTCGCTGCCGATCGCCCGGATCGCCCCGCTCGCCGGCGCGCTGCTCGCCGACACCATCCGCTACCTCATCGCCACGACCCTGACGATGGTCATGGGCCTGATCATGGGCTGGCGGCCGGACGGCGGCGCCGTCGGCGTGGTGACCGCGGGGCTGCTCGTGATCGTCAGCGCGTGGGCGCTGTCCTGGATCTTCGCGTTCTTCGGCGTCATCGCCCGGTCCGCGTCGTCGGTGCAGGGCATCTCGATGATCGTGCTGTTCCCGCTGACCTTCGCGTCGAACGCGTTCGTCCCCGCGGACACGCTGCCCGGCTGGCTGAAGTCGTTCGTCGACGTGAACCCGGTGTCGCACCTGGTGACGGCCGCGCGCGACCTGACGGTCGGCAACGGGATCACCGCGGACGCGGGCTGGGCGCTGCTCGGGGCGGCGGTGGTGGTGGCGGTGTTCGCGCCGCTGACGGTCCGGGCGTACATGCGCCGGGCCTGA
- a CDS encoding ATP-binding cassette domain-containing protein, which translates to MTTSTGGSTWAVEARGLVKTFGDNRAVDGIDLQIRTGAVYGFLGPNGAGKTTTIRMLATLLRPDAGTATVFGRDVAREAQAVRSLIGVTGQYASVDESLSATENLVLFARLLGLSRADARRTSAALLDEFGLAEAAARPLKNFSGGMRRRLDLAASLIAQPPLIFLDEPTTGLDPRTRLQMWDTVRRLVAGGSTVLLTTQYLDEADQLADRIAVIDRGQLVAEGTGTELKASVGTSRLQIGLAEAADEPEALRIARSVLGVEPTRAPDGRLSAPVPTADSAGDLLVALRSAGIPLHDIAVQEPTLDEVFLTLTGHASAAPAPADDTQARDLEEARA; encoded by the coding sequence ATGACCACATCCACCGGCGGCAGCACGTGGGCCGTCGAGGCCCGCGGGCTCGTCAAGACGTTCGGCGACAACCGCGCGGTCGACGGCATCGACCTGCAGATCCGGACCGGGGCCGTCTACGGCTTCCTCGGCCCGAACGGCGCCGGCAAGACCACCACCATCCGCATGCTCGCGACGCTGCTGCGCCCGGACGCCGGCACGGCCACCGTGTTCGGCCGGGACGTCGCCCGCGAGGCGCAGGCCGTGCGGTCGCTCATCGGCGTCACCGGCCAGTACGCCTCGGTCGACGAGAGCCTGTCCGCCACCGAGAACCTCGTGCTGTTCGCGCGGCTCCTCGGCCTGTCCCGCGCCGACGCCCGGCGCACCTCCGCGGCCCTGCTCGACGAGTTCGGCCTGGCCGAGGCCGCCGCCCGCCCGCTGAAGAACTTCTCCGGCGGCATGCGCCGGCGCCTGGACCTCGCGGCCTCGCTCATCGCGCAGCCGCCGCTGATCTTCCTGGACGAGCCGACCACCGGCCTCGACCCGCGCACCCGCCTGCAGATGTGGGACACCGTGCGGCGCCTCGTCGCCGGCGGGTCCACCGTCCTGCTCACCACCCAGTACCTCGACGAGGCCGACCAGCTGGCCGACCGGATCGCCGTGATCGACCGCGGGCAGCTCGTGGCCGAGGGCACCGGCACGGAGCTCAAGGCCTCCGTCGGCACCTCGCGGCTGCAGATCGGGCTGGCCGAGGCCGCCGACGAGCCCGAGGCGCTGCGGATCGCCCGCTCGGTGCTCGGCGTCGAGCCGACCCGCGCGCCCGACGGCCGGCTCTCCGCGCCCGTCCCCACCGCCGACTCCGCCGGGGACCTGCTGGTCGCCCTGCGCTCCGCCGGCATCCCGCTGCACGACATCGCCGTGCAGGAGCCCACGCTCGACGAGGTGTTCCTGACGCTGACCGGGCACGCCTCCGCGGCGCCCGCGCCCGCCGACGACACCCAGGCCCGCGACCTCGAGGAGGCCCGCGCATGA